In Gemmatimonadales bacterium, the following are encoded in one genomic region:
- a CDS encoding dihydrolipoamide acetyltransferase family protein — MATKVVMEALSPTMEEGRLVEWKKKEGDAVQTGDVLAEVETDKAVMELVARAAGTLLKQTVAAGATVPVAETVAWIGNAGEAVPGGDSAPAASPAPAPAAPSSSHPAAPAPTAAAAAVPSRTAPPAPAPAPTASTAPTAPTTGGRVKASPLAKRIAADRGLDLNGVAGSGPEGRIVKRDVENAVPKAAAQSVTGSGFSDIDLSPMRKTIAKRLAQSIGPIPTYYLTAEVDMERAHEAREALLALDSTGKFSFNDLLIRAAATALHLHPWVNAWWMDDKVRQWHEVHIGVAVAVEEGLITPVVRHADQKTLRAIAGEVRELAGRAREKKLKPEEYTGATFSISNLGMFGIDEFTAVINPPEAAILAVGRIEPKPVVMDGAVVVRRRMRMTLSCDHRVIDGATGAAFLKTLVGMLENPLALVW; from the coding sequence ATGGCGACCAAGGTCGTGATGGAAGCGCTCTCGCCCACGATGGAAGAAGGCCGCCTCGTGGAGTGGAAGAAGAAGGAAGGCGACGCGGTGCAGACCGGCGACGTGCTCGCCGAAGTCGAGACCGACAAGGCCGTGATGGAGCTCGTGGCGCGAGCCGCAGGCACGCTGCTCAAGCAGACGGTTGCAGCCGGAGCCACCGTTCCCGTGGCCGAGACGGTCGCGTGGATCGGCAACGCGGGCGAAGCGGTGCCCGGTGGCGATAGCGCTCCCGCCGCATCGCCGGCACCGGCACCTGCTGCACCTTCCTCGTCACATCCCGCGGCACCAGCTCCAACGGCGGCGGCGGCGGCGGTGCCGTCGCGGACCGCGCCCCCGGCGCCCGCTCCGGCACCAACTGCGTCGACCGCACCAACCGCACCAACAACGGGCGGGCGCGTCAAGGCGTCGCCGCTGGCGAAGCGCATCGCCGCTGATCGCGGACTCGATCTCAATGGTGTCGCCGGCTCCGGCCCTGAAGGGCGGATCGTCAAGCGCGACGTCGAGAACGCCGTCCCCAAGGCCGCCGCACAGTCCGTCACCGGATCCGGGTTCAGCGACATCGATCTCTCCCCGATGCGGAAGACGATCGCCAAGCGTCTCGCGCAATCGATCGGGCCGATTCCGACCTACTACCTCACCGCCGAAGTCGACATGGAGCGCGCGCACGAAGCTCGCGAAGCGCTCCTGGCACTCGATTCAACCGGCAAGTTCTCCTTCAACGATCTGCTGATTCGCGCCGCCGCGACCGCGCTCCACCTGCATCCATGGGTCAATGCCTGGTGGATGGACGACAAGGTCCGGCAGTGGCACGAGGTGCATATCGGTGTTGCGGTCGCCGTCGAGGAAGGGTTGATCACACCGGTCGTCCGTCACGCCGACCAGAAGACGCTCCGCGCCATCGCAGGCGAAGTGCGCGAGCTCGCCGGTCGCGCGCGAGAGAAAAAGCTCAAGCCCGAGGAATACACCGGCGCGACCTTCTCGATCTCCAATCTCGGCATGTTCGGCATCGACGAATTCACCGCGGTCATCAATCCCCCCGAAGCGGCGATTCTCGCTGTCGGCCGGATCGAGCCGAAGCCGGTCGTGATGGACGGCGCCGTCGTGGTCCGGCGCCGGATGCGGATGACGCTCAGCTGCGACCATCGCGTCATCGATGGCGCCACCGGTGCGGCGTTCCTCAAGACCCTGGTCGGCATGCTGGAGAATCCGCTCGCCCTGGTCTGGTGA
- the thiO gene encoding glycine oxidase ThiO, whose translation MPALSDVVIIGGGAIGSGCARALAHAGARVTVFEGASPAPAGEGWRASAGMLAAQVETEIDDPLFKLALAGRAFFHRNAAPLRSATGIDIGLMECGVLQLVRHEAEIERMLERVAWQRQQAHRADWLSGLEVAEGWPWLAPSLGGFWAPEDGAVDPERLVAALKADAVAHGARFVASSVTALDRTGDRLNGVQTGSGIHACGAVVIAAGAWSGRIANLPRPLSVEPVRGQMIAFPWPASAAPAVIYGEHCYLLKRGNEMLVGATVEHAGFDASVTAEGVADLHTRAMRVYPGLIGNDPIRRWAGLRPAAPDGLPIIGPEPRLAGLWYATAHGRNGILLAGITGELIARGLRGDPLPDELLPFRPSRFWDWS comes from the coding sequence ATGCCCGCGCTTTCTGACGTCGTAATCATCGGTGGCGGGGCGATCGGCTCGGGGTGTGCCCGTGCGCTGGCGCATGCCGGTGCTCGCGTCACCGTATTCGAAGGGGCGTCGCCCGCTCCGGCCGGCGAAGGGTGGCGGGCCTCGGCGGGGATGCTCGCCGCGCAGGTCGAGACCGAGATTGACGACCCTCTCTTCAAGCTTGCCCTGGCTGGTCGCGCGTTTTTTCACCGCAATGCTGCGCCACTGCGATCCGCGACCGGAATCGACATCGGACTGATGGAATGCGGTGTCCTTCAACTGGTGCGTCACGAGGCCGAGATCGAGCGCATGCTCGAACGCGTCGCCTGGCAACGTCAGCAGGCACATCGCGCCGACTGGCTGAGCGGGCTCGAGGTCGCCGAGGGGTGGCCGTGGCTCGCCCCCTCCCTCGGCGGATTCTGGGCGCCGGAGGATGGCGCGGTCGATCCTGAGCGGCTCGTCGCAGCGCTCAAGGCCGACGCCGTGGCGCACGGCGCCCGGTTTGTCGCGTCGAGCGTCACGGCGCTCGATCGCACTGGCGACCGACTCAACGGCGTCCAGACCGGGAGCGGAATCCACGCATGCGGCGCCGTGGTGATCGCCGCCGGGGCATGGTCCGGCAGGATCGCCAATCTGCCGCGACCGCTCTCCGTCGAGCCGGTCCGGGGACAGATGATCGCCTTTCCGTGGCCGGCGAGCGCCGCACCGGCCGTCATCTATGGCGAGCACTGCTATCTCCTCAAGCGCGGGAACGAAATGCTGGTCGGCGCGACAGTTGAACACGCCGGATTCGACGCGTCCGTCACCGCGGAAGGGGTCGCCGATCTCCACACACGCGCCATGCGCGTCTACCCTGGCCTGATCGGCAACGACCCGATCCGCCGCTGGGCCGGCCTCCGTCCGGCGGCGCCAGATGGCCTGCCGATCATCGGTCCCGAGCCACGACTCGCCGGGCTCTGGTACGCGACCGCACATGGTCGCAACGGCATACTCCTGGCCGGCATAACCGGCGAGTTGATCGCCCGGGGATTGCGTGGCGACCCGCTCCCCGACGAACTCCTCCCCTTCCGCCCTTCCCGCTTCTGGGATTGGTCCTGA
- the pdhA gene encoding pyruvate dehydrogenase (acetyl-transferring) E1 component subunit alpha — MAVESPARARRRGTEAPYVDQYRDWLRMMILIRRFEEKAGEAYSLGQIGGFCHLYIGQEAVAVGTISALRADDYIVSAYREHGQALARGLSSRSVMAELFGKATGCSHGKGGSMHLFDAALHFMGGHGIVGGQIPLGAGFAFAARYRNTDQVSLTYFGEAAANIGSFHETLNIAALWRLPALFIIENNGYGMGTSLKRAASITDLHQRAASYGIPGVEVDGQDVVAVRQTTDEAVRRARAGEGPTLIEVKTFRYMGHSMSDAASGTYRSKEELDASRQRDPIVLLESRMRDLDMLDDAGVQEVEASVVAEVADAVKFAEESPDPDPSELWTNVYAPEPH, encoded by the coding sequence ATGGCAGTCGAGTCCCCCGCGCGCGCCAGACGGCGCGGCACCGAAGCTCCCTACGTCGACCAGTATCGCGACTGGCTGCGGATGATGATCCTGATCCGGCGCTTTGAGGAAAAGGCCGGAGAGGCATATTCGCTGGGCCAGATCGGCGGCTTCTGTCACCTCTACATCGGTCAGGAAGCGGTTGCCGTCGGCACGATCTCGGCCCTCCGCGCCGACGACTACATCGTGAGCGCCTATCGCGAACACGGACAGGCGCTCGCGCGTGGACTGTCGTCGCGATCGGTGATGGCCGAGCTGTTCGGCAAGGCGACCGGCTGCTCACACGGCAAGGGCGGCTCGATGCATCTGTTCGATGCGGCGCTGCACTTCATGGGCGGCCACGGGATCGTCGGCGGGCAGATACCTCTCGGCGCCGGCTTCGCCTTCGCCGCGCGGTATCGCAACACCGATCAGGTCTCGCTCACCTACTTCGGTGAAGCTGCTGCGAATATCGGTTCGTTCCACGAGACGCTCAACATCGCCGCGCTCTGGCGGCTTCCGGCGCTGTTCATCATCGAGAACAACGGCTACGGGATGGGAACCTCGCTGAAGCGCGCCGCCTCGATCACCGACCTGCACCAGCGCGCCGCGAGCTACGGGATTCCAGGCGTCGAAGTCGACGGTCAGGATGTCGTCGCGGTGCGGCAGACGACCGACGAAGCGGTGCGACGCGCCCGCGCCGGCGAGGGTCCGACACTGATCGAGGTGAAGACCTTCCGCTACATGGGCCATTCGATGTCGGATGCGGCGAGCGGCACGTACCGGAGCAAGGAAGAACTCGACGCCTCGCGCCAGCGCGACCCGATCGTCCTTCTCGAGAGCCGCATGCGCGACCTCGACATGCTCGACGACGCCGGCGTGCAGGAAGTCGAGGCGAGTGTCGTCGCGGAAGTCGCCGACGCCGTCAAGTTCGCCGAGGAATCGCCCGATCCCGATCCGTCGGAGCTCTGGACCAACGTGTACGCGCCGGAGCCCCACTGA
- the lipA gene encoding lipoyl synthase → MAAPLVQLTHGSMVAEPQSASGSVMPFTPVRKPSWLKVQAPGGPSYLHIKSMMRTLGLHTVCEEARCPNIGDCWEHKAATFMILGDVCTRNCAYCAVSHGTPAAFDPTEPAKLASAVEQMGLEHVVITSVDRDDLEHGGAEAFADCIREIKQRLPETSVEVLIPDFKGSLDALRIVMDARPDILNHNLETAERLYRLARPGGRYDRALTLLANARTLDPDALTKSGIIVGMGEEWDEIITCLRDLRRSDVNIVTIGQYLRPSAAHLPVVRYYTPAEFDELAVLGMRMGFTHVQSSPLTRSSYHAWEQKKAATHQ, encoded by the coding sequence GTGGCCGCACCGCTGGTGCAACTGACCCACGGATCGATGGTGGCCGAACCGCAGTCGGCGTCGGGCTCGGTGATGCCGTTCACCCCGGTTCGCAAGCCATCCTGGCTCAAGGTGCAGGCACCCGGCGGCCCTTCGTACCTGCATATCAAGTCGATGATGCGGACCCTGGGGCTGCACACCGTCTGCGAAGAAGCTCGTTGTCCCAACATCGGCGACTGCTGGGAGCACAAGGCCGCGACGTTCATGATTCTCGGCGATGTCTGCACCCGGAACTGCGCCTATTGCGCCGTGTCGCATGGGACCCCTGCCGCGTTTGACCCGACCGAACCGGCGAAGCTCGCCTCTGCGGTCGAACAGATGGGGCTGGAGCACGTGGTGATCACCTCGGTCGACCGGGACGATCTCGAGCACGGCGGCGCCGAGGCGTTCGCCGATTGCATCCGTGAGATCAAGCAGCGCCTCCCCGAAACCTCGGTCGAAGTGCTGATTCCCGACTTCAAGGGATCGCTCGACGCGCTCCGGATCGTGATGGACGCCAGGCCCGACATTCTCAATCACAACCTCGAGACCGCCGAACGCCTCTATCGGCTCGCGCGCCCCGGTGGCCGGTACGACCGGGCGCTGACGCTCCTCGCCAATGCCCGGACGCTCGATCCCGACGCCCTAACCAAGTCGGGAATCATCGTCGGTATGGGTGAAGAGTGGGACGAAATCATCACCTGCCTCCGCGACCTGCGGCGCAGCGACGTGAACATCGTGACAATCGGCCAGTATCTGCGTCCCTCGGCGGCGCATCTCCCGGTCGTTCGCTACTACACCCCGGCAGAATTCGACGAACTCGCGGTACTCGGCATGCGCATGGGCTTCACGCACGTGCAGTCCTCGCCGCTCACCCGGTCGTCGTACCACGCATGGGAACAGAAGAAGGCCGCGACTCACCAATGA
- the lpdA gene encoding dihydrolipoyl dehydrogenase, whose translation MANQSFDIVIIGGGPAGYPCAIRAAQLGLTVGLVERDKMGGVCVNIGCIPTKALLYSASTANTIRKQAKDLGIEVGEVKVDYGVAMRRSRKVADQNSKGADYLMKKNKVTVLKGTGVLTSATTVQVGSDTVTAKKGLVIATGSRVKGIPQVGLEINKKSVISSDEALFLEEAPKTLAVVGAGAVGTEFADIFHSFGSQVTLIEALPRILPIEDAEASDVITKSYRKRGITVLAGVKVVKAKVQDTSVSLEVEIEGKQQTVTADKVLMAAGRAVNTENIGLEKVGVKLTDRGFIQVDPVTLQTSVKGVYAIGDVAGPPMLAHKGTREGEHVAEVIAGHTVKGIDYTNVPSVTYCHPEVASVGLTEDQAKTKGMEYVVGRFPFSANGRARATDETDGFVKIIRGKKYGEIIGAHIVNGHASEMIGELVMARTNEYTVEEIDLAIHAHPTLSEAIGQAALDSMGRAIDI comes from the coding sequence GTGGCTAATCAGTCCTTCGACATCGTGATCATCGGCGGCGGCCCGGCCGGATACCCGTGCGCCATTCGCGCCGCGCAGCTCGGCCTCACCGTGGGGCTCGTCGAACGCGACAAGATGGGCGGCGTCTGCGTCAACATCGGCTGCATCCCGACCAAGGCGCTGCTCTACAGCGCGTCGACCGCGAACACAATCCGCAAGCAGGCGAAGGATCTCGGCATCGAGGTCGGTGAGGTCAAGGTCGACTACGGCGTCGCGATGCGGCGCTCGCGCAAGGTCGCCGACCAGAATTCCAAGGGCGCTGACTACCTGATGAAGAAGAACAAGGTGACGGTCCTCAAGGGGACCGGCGTGCTCACTTCCGCCACCACGGTTCAGGTCGGGAGCGACACGGTCACCGCGAAGAAGGGGCTCGTCATCGCCACGGGGTCGCGGGTCAAGGGGATTCCGCAGGTCGGACTCGAGATCAACAAGAAGTCGGTGATCTCCTCCGACGAAGCGCTCTTCCTCGAGGAAGCGCCGAAGACGCTCGCGGTGGTGGGCGCCGGTGCGGTCGGCACCGAGTTCGCCGACATCTTCCACTCATTCGGATCGCAGGTGACGCTGATCGAAGCGCTTCCCCGCATCCTCCCGATCGAGGACGCCGAGGCGTCGGACGTGATCACCAAGAGCTACCGCAAGCGCGGCATCACCGTCCTCGCCGGCGTGAAGGTCGTCAAGGCAAAGGTCCAGGACACCAGCGTGTCGCTCGAGGTCGAGATCGAAGGGAAGCAGCAGACGGTCACCGCCGACAAGGTCCTGATGGCCGCCGGACGCGCCGTTAACACGGAGAATATCGGGCTGGAAAAGGTCGGGGTGAAGCTCACCGATCGCGGCTTCATCCAGGTCGATCCGGTCACGCTGCAGACCTCGGTGAAGGGGGTCTACGCGATCGGCGATGTCGCCGGGCCGCCGATGCTGGCGCACAAGGGGACACGCGAAGGCGAGCACGTCGCCGAGGTGATCGCCGGGCACACCGTGAAGGGAATCGACTACACCAATGTGCCGAGCGTGACGTACTGTCACCCCGAAGTGGCGAGCGTCGGTCTCACCGAAGACCAGGCGAAGACGAAGGGGATGGAATACGTCGTGGGACGTTTCCCGTTCTCCGCCAACGGCCGCGCTCGCGCCACCGACGAGACCGACGGGTTCGTCAAGATCATCCGCGGCAAGAAGTACGGCGAAATCATCGGCGCGCACATCGTCAACGGGCACGCCTCGGAAATGATCGGCGAGCTGGTGATGGCCCGGACCAACGAGTACACCGTCGAGGAGATCGACCTCGCGATCCACGCGCATCCGACCCTCTCCGAAGCGATCGGGCAGGCGGCGCTGGATTCGATGGGCCGCGCGATCGACATATGA
- a CDS encoding pyruvate dehydrogenase complex E1 component subunit beta: MATLTYRDALNAALREEMQRDDSVFLMGEEVAEYDGAYKVSRGLLREFGPRRVVDTPIAELGFTGIGVGAAMVGLRPIVEVMTFNFALLAIDQIVNAAAKIRYMSGGQIGCPMVVRGPGGAALQLGAQHSQAFESWYAHIPGLKVVMPATPADAKGLLKSAIRDDNPVIFIEGEMLYNQKGDVPDEEYLIPLGKADIKRPGKDVTIICHSKTVAPALNAAKTLSDEGIDAEVIDLRTITPLDQDAILASVAKTNRVVVAEEGWGFAGVGAQVVDVIQREAFDQLDAPVIRVHQADVPMPYNKHLEKAAKADATRIAAAVHQVCYRN; this comes from the coding sequence ATGGCGACGCTGACCTATCGAGACGCCCTCAACGCCGCGCTCCGAGAGGAGATGCAGCGCGACGACAGCGTCTTCCTGATGGGCGAGGAAGTCGCCGAGTACGATGGCGCCTACAAGGTGAGCCGGGGCCTCCTTCGCGAGTTCGGTCCGCGCCGTGTGGTCGACACCCCGATCGCGGAGCTCGGCTTCACCGGCATCGGCGTTGGCGCGGCAATGGTCGGCCTCCGTCCGATCGTCGAAGTGATGACGTTCAACTTCGCGCTCCTCGCCATCGACCAGATCGTCAACGCGGCGGCCAAGATCCGCTACATGAGCGGCGGCCAGATCGGCTGCCCGATGGTGGTGCGCGGACCGGGCGGCGCGGCGCTGCAACTCGGGGCGCAGCACAGCCAGGCGTTCGAGAGCTGGTACGCGCACATTCCGGGACTCAAGGTCGTCATGCCGGCGACCCCGGCCGACGCCAAGGGACTCCTCAAATCGGCGATCCGCGATGACAATCCGGTGATTTTCATCGAAGGGGAGATGCTCTACAACCAGAAGGGCGACGTCCCCGATGAGGAATACCTGATTCCGCTGGGCAAGGCAGATATCAAGCGCCCCGGCAAGGATGTCACCATCATCTGCCACTCCAAGACCGTGGCCCCGGCGCTCAACGCGGCGAAGACCCTCTCCGACGAGGGAATCGACGCCGAGGTGATCGATCTCCGGACGATCACGCCGCTCGATCAGGACGCGATTCTCGCATCGGTGGCGAAGACGAACCGCGTCGTTGTCGCCGAAGAAGGATGGGGATTCGCCGGCGTCGGCGCGCAGGTCGTCGACGTGATCCAGCGGGAAGCGTTCGACCAGCTCGACGCTCCGGTGATTCGCGTGCATCAGGCCGACGTCCCGATGCCCTACAACAAGCATCTCGAAAAGGCCGCCAAGGCGGACGCGACCAGGATCGCCGCGGCCGTCCACCAGGTCTGCTACCGGAACTGA